One Sulfurihydrogenibium sp. genomic window carries:
- a CDS encoding peroxiredoxin translates to MERATDFCLPGIDEKGNEINFCLKDYLGKDKDIILYFYPKDDTPGCTTEACDFRDNLNILQNYAIVVGVSPDSIESHKKFKEKYGLNFILLSDKNKEVMKQYGAYGKKVMYGKETEGVIRSTFIISPDGSIKKAWKNVKAKGHVEQILKFLGVKS, encoded by the coding sequence ATGGAAAGAGCTACAGATTTCTGCTTACCAGGAATTGATGAAAAAGGAAATGAGATTAATTTTTGTCTTAAAGACTATCTTGGAAAAGATAAAGACATTATTCTTTACTTTTATCCAAAGGACGATACACCCGGTTGTACAACGGAAGCATGCGATTTTAGAGATAATTTAAATATATTACAAAATTACGCTATAGTCGTTGGAGTTAGTCCAGATAGCATTGAAAGCCATAAAAAATTTAAAGAAAAGTATGGTTTGAATTTTATTCTTTTGTCTGATAAAAACAAAGAAGTCATGAAACAGTATGGAGCTTATGGCAAAAAAGTTATGTATGGCAAAGAGACAGAAGGAGTTATTAGGTCTACATTTATAATTTCACCCGATGGCAGTATTAAAAAAGCTTGGAAAAATGTAAAAGCTAAAGGTCATGTTGAACAAATATTAAAATTTCTTGGAGTTAAGTCTTGA
- a CDS encoding viral A-type inclusion protein, which translates to MTILLLLTSFNSFAETTIEPKIIEYKGVKAEDLRKVNQQVNALYLRQKQLEEKISQIEKLKNVSQTDKKLIEYFLTEIEELKKNQEELKNQITNFEKETKKSFFMLNLIQFITFGIFVVFMTLLYNYKKDTGREIKEVSEKVDKIQERSDAEMILSLIEKAKTDPKAAEILQTYLKSRGEADEV; encoded by the coding sequence ATGACAATTTTATTACTTCTCACCTCTTTTAATTCATTTGCCGAGACAACTATTGAACCAAAAATAATTGAGTATAAAGGTGTAAAAGCTGAAGATTTAAGAAAGGTAAATCAACAAGTCAATGCTTTATATCTAAGACAAAAACAGTTAGAAGAAAAAATAAGTCAAATCGAAAAACTTAAAAATGTATCACAAACAGATAAAAAACTAATTGAGTATTTCTTAACAGAAATTGAAGAGCTAAAAAAGAATCAAGAAGAGCTAAAAAATCAAATAACAAATTTTGAAAAAGAAACAAAAAAATCTTTTTTTATGTTAAACCTAATTCAATTTATAACCTTTGGAATATTTGTTGTTTTCATGACCTTACTTTATAACTACAAGAAAGATACCGGTAGAGAAATAAAGGAAGTTAGCGAAAAAGTTGATAAAATTCAAGAAAGGTCAGATGCTGAAATGATTTTATCTCTTATTGAAAAAGCTAAAACCGACCCAAAAGCAGCAGAAATATTACAAACATACTTAAAAAGCAGAGGTGAAGCAGATGAAGTATGA
- a CDS encoding anthranilate synthase component I family protein — protein sequence MKAGQTVLYTSENGWLDKKGFYVFEKPIFKVVYDNDILRINEDEIKTKRPLLILEKLIKRHNLYALGFISYDFNKHILNSKNLKKDDLALPKIFVNLYKKFEFKERLDLPSEKSIIKQIKFNTRKSEFIQKVEKIKDYISKGDVYQANLSHRIDVYGIFYPFSVFLNLVKTQPTPYMMFIKNLNFSLISGSMELFLEKKGREIITKPIKGTIKRGLNELEDEVLKNQLINSEKERAENLMITDLMRNDLSKIANNVKVEELFKVDKYSTLFQMSSTVKGILKEKLSFEEVILNTFPPGSVTGAPKKRAMEIIDELEDKKRSVYCGATFLIKPNLDFVMSVAIRQMIFTKDRCSIYVGSGIVWDSDPVKEYEETLIKAKANLKSLGFDADLISY from the coding sequence ATGAAAGCAGGGCAAACAGTTTTATACACATCTGAAAATGGTTGGCTTGATAAAAAGGGTTTTTATGTATTTGAAAAACCAATATTCAAGGTCGTTTATGATAATGACATTCTTAGGATAAATGAAGATGAAATAAAAACAAAAAGACCTTTACTGATTTTAGAAAAGCTTATAAAAAGACATAATCTTTATGCATTGGGATTTATTAGTTATGACTTTAATAAGCACATTCTAAATTCTAAAAATTTAAAGAAGGATGATTTAGCTTTGCCTAAAATTTTTGTAAATCTATATAAAAAGTTTGAGTTTAAAGAGCGTTTAGATTTACCATCCGAAAAATCAATAATCAAGCAGATAAAGTTTAACACAAGGAAATCTGAATTTATCCAAAAAGTAGAGAAAATAAAAGATTACATATCAAAAGGAGATGTATACCAAGCCAATCTATCTCATAGAATTGATGTTTATGGAATTTTTTATCCTTTTAGCGTCTTTTTGAACCTTGTGAAAACTCAGCCTACGCCTTATATGATGTTTATAAAAAATCTAAATTTTTCTCTTATTTCTGGTTCTATGGAGCTTTTTTTAGAAAAGAAAGGAAGAGAGATAATCACAAAGCCAATAAAAGGTACTATAAAAAGAGGCTTAAATGAGTTAGAAGATGAAGTATTAAAAAATCAGCTTATAAATTCTGAAAAAGAAAGAGCAGAAAATTTAATGATTACAGATTTAATGAGAAATGATTTATCAAAAATAGCCAATAATGTAAAAGTTGAAGAGCTTTTTAAAGTAGATAAGTATTCAACACTATTTCAGATGAGTTCTACCGTGAAAGGGATATTAAAAGAAAAACTATCTTTTGAAGAAGTTATTTTAAATACGTTCCCGCCCGGGTCTGTCACTGGAGCACCAAAAAAAAGGGCTATGGAAATTATAGATGAGCTTGAAGATAAAAAAAGGTCTGTTTACTGTGGAGCAACGTTTTTGATAAAACCAAATTTAGACTTTGTTATGAGTGTAGCTATAAGACAGATGATTTTTACAAAGGATAGATGTTCAATTTACGTTGGAAGTGGTATTGTTTGGGATTCTGACCCGGTTAAGGAGTATGAAGAGACTTTGATTAAAGCAAAAGCTAATTTAAAGAGCTTGGGTTTTGATGCAGATTTGATAAGTTATTAA
- a CDS encoding DUF29 domain-containing protein codes for MATQSVSKEFLKELYEKDYYRWVNENLQLLKEKEYDSVDWENLLEEIEDLGRKHLESVISYMAIILQHLYKIDNFKIYEYSGKGWINSVLHARKSLEKLFLEYPSLKQKAVENIEKAWKRAVIDLVYWFQRPENEELAKKFFGRLPTEKDFPEKCPYTYKQIFEYKPWIKEDY; via the coding sequence ATGGCTACTCAAAGCGTAAGTAAAGAATTTTTAAAGGAGTTGTATGAAAAAGATTATTATAGATGGGTAAATGAAAATCTTCAGCTTTTAAAAGAAAAAGAATATGACTCCGTTGACTGGGAAAATCTTCTTGAGGAGATTGAAGATTTGGGAAGGAAACATTTGGAGAGTGTAATAAGCTACATGGCGATAATCTTACAGCATCTTTACAAGATTGATAATTTTAAAATTTACGAATATTCAGGTAAGGGCTGGATTAATAGTGTACTGCATGCAAGAAAGAGCTTAGAAAAACTTTTTTTAGAATACCCATCTTTAAAACAAAAAGCAGTTGAAAATATTGAAAAAGCTTGGAAGCGAGCAGTAATAGATTTAGTATATTGGTTTCAAAGACCGGAGAATGAAGAATTAGCTAAAAAGTTTTTTGGAAGATTGCCAACAGAAAAAGATTTTCCAGAAAAATGTCCATATACATACAAGCAGATTTTTGAATATAAACCATGGATTAAGGAGGATTATTAA
- the hisIE gene encoding bifunctional phosphoribosyl-AMP cyclohydrolase/phosphoribosyl-ATP diphosphatase HisIE — MNLDNLKFNQDGLIPVITQNYYTGKILMQAYANKEAIEETLKSGYATYFSRSRNALWKKGETSGNYQKIMDIKVDCDEDSIIYLVVEEGPACHTGEESCFYRNLNLEKDFKPVPFEILHKLYEKIQERKETMPEGSYVASLFKKGSDKIIQKVGEEAVEAVIALKNKNKDEIVYETSDLLFHLLIALVDAGVKLSDIEEELLKRYK; from the coding sequence TTGAACCTTGACAATTTAAAGTTTAATCAAGATGGATTGATTCCGGTTATTACTCAAAACTATTATACTGGAAAAATATTAATGCAAGCATACGCAAACAAAGAAGCTATAGAAGAAACATTAAAATCTGGATATGCAACTTATTTTTCCCGTTCAAGAAATGCTTTATGGAAAAAAGGTGAAACTTCTGGAAATTATCAAAAAATCATGGATATAAAGGTTGATTGTGATGAAGACAGTATTATATACCTTGTTGTAGAAGAAGGTCCGGCATGCCATACAGGAGAAGAAAGCTGTTTTTATAGAAATCTAAATCTTGAAAAAGATTTCAAGCCGGTTCCTTTTGAGATACTTCATAAACTCTATGAAAAGATTCAAGAAAGAAAAGAGACCATGCCAGAAGGCTCTTACGTTGCATCTCTATTTAAAAAAGGAAGCGACAAAATAATTCAAAAAGTTGGTGAAGAAGCCGTAGAAGCTGTTATAGCGTTAAAAAATAAAAATAAAGATGAAATTGTGTATGAAACATCCGATTTACTTTTTCATCTGTTGATTGCATTGGTTGACGCCGGTGTTAAACTATCTGATATAGAAGAAGAATTGTTAAAAAGGTATAAGTAG
- a CDS encoding 6-carboxytetrahydropterin synthase, with amino-acid sequence MKYEITKIFRFEAGHRVWKQNLAEGKTAVLSGYACTDNKCRNLHGHSYILEVTVGSDTLNEQDVVVDFYHIKNALKDLVDNVFDHSFIIDKNDPLYPIFKEHFKDLKITEVDFCPTAEALAKYFYDYLAQKLKEANLEEDIKVVQITLWETATGKATYKGE; translated from the coding sequence ATGAAGTATGAAATAACAAAGATCTTTAGATTTGAAGCAGGGCATAGAGTTTGGAAGCAAAACCTTGCAGAAGGTAAAACCGCAGTCCTTTCAGGATACGCATGTACAGATAACAAATGCAGAAATTTACACGGACACAGCTATATTCTTGAAGTAACCGTTGGCTCTGATACATTAAACGAGCAGGATGTTGTCGTGGATTTTTATCATATTAAGAATGCTTTGAAAGATTTAGTAGACAACGTGTTTGACCATTCTTTTATAATAGACAAAAACGACCCGCTTTATCCAATATTTAAAGAGCATTTTAAAGACTTAAAGATTACCGAAGTTGATTTTTGTCCAACAGCTGAGGCATTGGCTAAATATTTTTATGATTATTTGGCTCAAAAGCTTAAAGAAGCAAATCTTGAAGAGGATATAAAAGTAGTTCAAATTACCCTTTGGGAAACTGCAACAGGTAAAGCAACTTATAAAGGTGAGTAG
- a CDS encoding dihydroorotate dehydrogenase electron transfer subunit, whose protein sequence is MIKDVEALILENRFISGKTYMLRLKAPEIARFVKPAHFVMIKPTLQDFYDPLLRRAFAIADVEDDTIVVYYDVYGKGTYAISQKKEGETINVLGPLGNRLFPEDYDNYIVVGGGIGYTGLSLFLKQLKKHNKRFVAIYGARKKEDLSMIKWNEENQIQPIYYTEDGSFGRKGLVTQDLKDIIKSNPNAPLIVCGPKGMMKAVAKIAKEENALCYLSLESRMACGIGICVGCVVKDVKNDTYVRVCYEGPVFEANEIEL, encoded by the coding sequence TTGATAAAAGATGTTGAAGCTTTAATATTAGAAAACAGATTTATCTCTGGAAAAACTTACATGCTAAGGCTCAAAGCCCCAGAAATTGCAAGATTTGTAAAGCCGGCTCATTTTGTCATGATAAAGCCAACGCTTCAAGATTTTTACGACCCATTGCTTAGAAGAGCCTTTGCCATAGCCGATGTAGAAGATGACACTATAGTTGTTTACTATGACGTTTATGGAAAAGGAACATATGCAATTTCTCAAAAGAAAGAAGGAGAAACGATAAACGTCCTTGGACCACTTGGCAACAGACTATTTCCTGAAGATTATGATAATTATATCGTTGTAGGTGGTGGCATTGGTTATACCGGCTTAAGTTTATTTTTAAAGCAGTTAAAAAAGCACAACAAAAGATTTGTAGCAATTTACGGAGCAAGGAAAAAAGAAGATTTATCAATGATTAAATGGAATGAAGAAAACCAAATACAGCCAATATATTATACAGAAGATGGAAGCTTTGGAAGAAAAGGATTAGTCACGCAGGATTTAAAAGATATTATAAAATCAAATCCAAATGCACCACTAATAGTTTGCGGTCCAAAAGGAATGATGAAAGCAGTAGCAAAAATAGCCAAGGAAGAAAATGCATTATGCTATCTATCCCTTGAAAGTAGAATGGCTTGCGGAATTGGTATCTGCGTTGGCTGTGTAGTCAAGGATGTTAAAAATGATACATACGTAAGAGTATGCTATGAAGGTCCTGTCTTTGAGGCTAATGAGATTGAATTATAA